A segment of the Cohnella algarum genome:
CGAAAATCGAGCGCTTATTGAAATGCAGGATATTCGCCGCCGCCGGCCTGCCCGTGGATCGTCCGGAGCGGCTTCACGAGTCCTACGTCGCGGCGGACCGCGTTTTCGGCTATAAGGGCCTCATTCCCGACAACCGGGTCGAGTACGAAGCCTTCATCCGCCGGAAGGGCGGCAAAACGTCCTGCTCCTACGAAGAGGAGCTTGAGCTTTCCGCCATTTTGCTCGAGGACGACCCGCTTGCGCTCAAGGGCTGGGTGCAGACATACATTCAAGCCCGGCTCGAGGATCCCGAATTCACGCTGGAATCGCTGGAGGCTTCGCTGCATTCGGCGGCCGCCGCGGCGGGCAGATGGCTGGAGCGCGTGCAGACCGTAACGGGCCGGAAAAACGCGGAGGAGGGGCTCGCGCCTTTCCGATACGAGAGGGAGTCCGTTCCCCGGAACGCCCTGTTCCAATATTTGTACGCCGTCATGAAGCGGTATCACGACCGGCTGGCCGAAGGGGCGGCTTCGCACGCGCAGAAGGCGATGGCCTATATCGAAACGAATCTCGGCAAGGACGTCGGCCTGCAGCAGGTCGCCAGGCACGTGCATCTGCATCCGAACCATTTGAGCGAGGTGTTCAAAAAGGAGACGGGAATGACGTTCGGGGATTACGTAACCCGGCGGCGGATGCGCCGCGCCGCCGGGATTTTGTCCACGACGCCGGCGAAAATCAGCGAGGTCGCGGCTTCCGTCGGCTATGCGGACGTCAAGTATTTCAGCCAGCTGTTCAAAAAAGAGACCGGAAAGACGCCCAGCGAATACCGCGAAGGCGCCGCCTCGGCCGTCAAACAGGATTAAGCGCATAAACCAGCAGGAGGAGACGATCGGCATGGAGCTGAAGCACGATTGGAGAATTCAACATTTCGAACCGGGGGAGAAGCGGCCGCTCGACGTCGCTTCTCCCGGCCTGGACGACCGGTTCTGGGCGACGGCAAGCGTGCCCGGGGACGTTCATGCGGCGCTGATCGAGCGGCGCATCATCGACCACCCGTATTACGGACACAACGACGTCAAAGGCCGCTGGATCGAGCAGAAGGAATGGTGGTACCGCAAGTCGTTCGATTTCGCGAAGGACGACGATCCCGAGCTGCGGCACGAGCTGGCGTTCGAGGGGCTGGATACGTTCGCGACGGTATACCTCAACGGCCTGGAGATCGGAACTGCGGACAATATGCTCATGGGCCATACGTTCGACGTCACGAGGGCGCTGCGCGACGGCCGCAACACGCTCGCCGTCAAATTCGATCCGCTGTCGCTTCACAACCGGGACAAGCTGCAGTTCGACTGGTCCTCCTATACGAAGGAGCGGCCGTGGATCCGCAAAGCCGCGATGAATTTCGGCTGGGACTGGGGCCCGCGCCTCGTGACGGTCGGCATCTGGGGCAAGGTTCGGCTGGAGAGCCGGCGTCTGGCGAAGCTGGAAAGCGTATTTGCGCGGACGGTCCGAGCCGGCGCGAAGGAAGCGACGGTTCGCGTGGACGTCGAGGCCAGGGCGTTCCGCCGGAACGAGCCGTGCGAATGCGAGATCCGGCTGTTGGCGGGGGACGGAAGCGAGGTTGCCTCGAAGCGGGTGCCCGTGAGCCTCGGGAAAGCTTCGGCGGATCTGGCTGTGGACTCGCCGCGGCTGTGGTGGACGCACGATCTGGGAGAGCCTTACCTGTACGAGCTGGAGGCGACGCTTTATGCGCGCGGGGAAAAGACGGACGTCTACCGCAAGCCCTTCGGCATCCGCACCGTCGAGCTCCGGCTTCGGAACGAGGCGGGGGAAAACGCGTTCGCGTTCGCGCTGAACGGCGTGAAGCTGTTCGCCAAAGGGACGAACTGGATTCCCGCGGACAACCTGATCGGCTCCATTCCCGACGACCGCTACCGCGACCTGATCGCGCTTGCCGTCGACGGCAACATGAACATGCTGCGCGTCTGGGCGGGGGCATTTACGAGAAGGATATTTTCTACGACGAATGCGACCGCCGGGGGCTTCTCGTCTGGCAGGACTTCGCGTTCGCCAACGCGCTGTTCCCGGACTTCAACCGGAACTTCATGGACAACGTGCGCCGCGAGGTCGTCTACAACGTCAAAAGACTGCGCAATCACGCGTCGCTCGCGCTCTGGTGCGGCAATAACGAAATCGACTGGCTGTACGACAAGAAATCGTCGGAAGGCAGCATTACGACGCCTTTCTACGGCGAAAGCATCTATCACGAGCTGATTCCGGAGGTGCTGGAAGAGCTGGACGACAGCCGGGCGTATTGGCCTTCGTCCCCTTACGGCGGCGACGACGCCAACGACCCGGACGCCGGCGACCGCCACAACTGGCAGGTGTGGCACGGCTCCGTCTACCCGCGCAAATCCGGCGAAGCTCCGGTCATCGACTACAGCATCGAGGGCGTCTCCTTCAAAAACTACAAAAAGGACTTTACGCTGTTCAGCAGCGAATTCGGCATGCATGCTTCGGCAAACCGGCATACGCTGGAAAAGTACGTGCCGGAGGGCGAGTTCTACTGGGGAAGCGCGGAGATGGCGTATCGCAACAAGGATACGAATCACCTGAAGGGCATCCTGCTGATGGAAGGCTTTACCGGCATTCCGCGCGACATCGGGGAATACATGAACTTCTCGATGCTGACGCAGGCGGAAGGGCTCAAATACGGCATCGAGCATTACCGCCGGAACAAGCGCCGGACGAGCGGATCGCTGATCTGGCAGCATAACGACAGCTGGCCCGGCACCAGCTGGTCGCTGATCGACTACGAGCTGCTGCCGAAGGCGTCGTTCTACTACGCGAAGAAATTTTATCATCCGCTGCTGCTGTCGCTCGATCACGACCCGGGCCGTCCGCTCCGGCTGTGGGTCGTGAACGACCGGACCGCTCCGTGCCGGGGAAGCGTCCGGCTCGGCGTCTATGACTTTGCGGGCGAAATGGTGTTCGAGCGCGAATTCGCCGCCGACGTTCCGGCGGGCGGCGCGGTCGAGCTCGGCAGCCTGACGGAGGCGGAGGCGCTGAACGGCAGGGCGGCGGAAGAGGTCGTCGTGCGGCTTTCGGCCGACGGCTTCGACGCGCCGGACAATCTGTACTATTTGCGGGATCACAAGGACCTGCGCCTGCCGACAACGGAGCTGAAGGTGACGGCGGACCCGGCGGCGCAGACGGTGACGGTGGAAGCGGGAGCTTATTTGGCGCGGATGGCGAAGATCGATTTGCCGCGGGGCAACGTCCGCTTCAGCGACAATTTCTTCGATCTGCTGCCGGGCGAGCGGAAAACCGTCGTCCTGGCCGATCCGAGGGCGGCGCCGTCTCGCTGGCCGGCCTTGCCGTGACGGCGATCAACGCGGGTCCGGCCGGCGAGGGCTAGAAGGTCGTTCGTCCGAAGGGCGCCTTCCCGAGACGTCGAATGTGCGGGGATTGTTCTTCCGGCGCGTCGGACGGTTCGGAAGGGAGAAGCGCTCGACGCTTCTCCCGGCCCGGACGAGCGTTCGGCTCAGCTTTCGCCTTCGCCGGAGCGGCCGAAGGCTATTCTTTTGGGGAGGTCCGCATCGGCCAATTTTACGTGCGTCTCGATCATGTCCGGAACGTGTTTTTTGGTCAGAAGCATGCCGCCTACGGTACCGTTTACGATTTCGAGCTTTTCCGGGCCGAGCTCGGACAGTCCCGCGTGCGAAAAGCGAACCTCCTTGCCGAAATGACTCGATAGCGCATCCGCAAGTTCGCTTTGTTCCTTGGCGGTCAAGCTTTCGAAACGGGACAGAATGTCATCGATTTTTTCGCTCACGCCACATCTCCCTCCTTTCCGGCAAAATTTCGGTCTCGATCATTCCTCATACGTTTTTCCGCGGCGAAGGGTCCCGTTATTTCCGGATGCGTGCTGCATTTCGGGGAAACAACCCATTTTATTCGACATAATCCGAAAAATTAGGGCTTATTTCGAACGAATTTAGCAAAAACTTATAAAAACGTTCGCTTTTTGGATTGACGGACGGTTGCTTTCTGCCTAGAATGAGGAGCGCAGGGCCGGATTTTTTTAGGTTGAGAAGCGGAACCTAGGAAAGTCGGGCCATTTGAATTTTGTCTATCGGATCAAGGTCAAGGGGGAAGGCTCTCGAATGGAGAAGTTTTTCAAGCTCAAGCAGAACGGAACGAACGTGCGCACGGAGATCATGGCGGGGATTACGACGTTCATGACGATGGCGTACATACTGGCGGTCAACCCGATTATCCTCGGGGGCTCGGGTTTGGACAGCTACGGCATTTTTCTCGCGACGGCGCTGGCGGCCGGCATTTTTACGATTGCGATGGGGCTGTTCGTGAATTTCCCGGTAGCGCTGGCTCCGGGCATGGGCCTGAACGCCTACTTCGCCACGACGGTGGTGGCGTCCAAGGCGACCGGCCATCCGATCACGCCTTCGATGGCGCTGGCGGCGGTGTTCGTTTCGGGGATTATTTTTTTCATCCTGACGGTGACGAAGGTGCGGCAAATGCTCGTCGTCGCGGTGCCGGACGGGCTTAAACACGCGATTACGGTCGGGATCGGCCTGTTTATCGCGATCATCGGCCTGAAAAACAGCGGCGTGCTGACGATTTCGCTCGACGCGTTCGGCCGCGAGTTCCCGCAAGGCTCGTACACGGCGCTCGGGGGCAGCGAAACGGTCATCCATCTCGGCGACCTGACGCAGCCGTCGGTATGGCTGACGATCGTCGGCTTGTTTCTGATCGCGGTCCTGATGGTATTGAAAGTGCGGGGCGCGATCTTGATCGGCATTTTGCTGACGACGCTGATCGGCGCCATTCCGGGCGTCGATGCCGTCGACTTCGGCTCGCTGCAAGGGCAAAGCTGGATTCCCGATTTCTCCAAGCTGAACTTTCTGGATTTCAATTTCGCCGATTTGCTGACGACCGGATTGCTGGCCGCGATCGCGACGTTCACGTTCGTCGAGCTGTTCGACACGTTCGGCACGTTGGTAGGTACGGCTAACCGCGCCGGCTTCCTGAAGAACAAAGAAGAAGGAAACAAGCGCATCGGCAAGGCGATGCTGGTCGACTCGATCGCGGTCAGCGGCGGCGCGATGCTCGGAACGAGCACGATGACCGCTTACGTGGAAAGCACCGCGGGAATCGCGGAAGGCGGCCGTACGGGGCTTACGTCTTCCACGACGGGCGTCCTTTTTTTGCTGTCGCTATTCCTGGCGCCGATCGCGCTGCTCGTGCCGACTCCGGCGACCAGCGCGGCTCTCATTATCGTCGGCGTGCTGATGATGCAGTCGGTGAAGGAAATCGACTTCTCCGATCTCGTCATCGGCATTCCGGCCTTCCTGACGATCGCGTTCATGCCGTTCACGTACAACATCGCCAACGGCATCTCGTTCGGGATCGTGTCTTACGTGCTGCTGGCGGCGGTATCGAGCTGGTTCGGCCGGAAGAAATACAGCGTGCATTGGCTGATGTGGATTTTGTTCGTGCTCGTCATTGCCCGGTACTTGTTCGTGGGCGGGGAATAAGCGTGAAAAGGGAAAAAACGGCCCGAGGGGCCGTTTTTTCGATGAGCGTGGCCGGAAACGCGGGGATAAAAGTGGAATAACGGCCCCGAAGGGCGGGGTTAATCCCGGAAAAGTCGGCGGGAATGCGAAATAACGGCCCGGGAAGGCCCGGGAAGGCCGTTATGTTATGCTGCAGTTACACGAACCGGAACCAGGAGATACGCACGCCGCGGCTCGGTTCCAGCACGACGTCGGCGGAGCCGCGAAGCCCGGAAACGGCGCAGGTGACGGTGACCCACGCTTGTTCGCCAGCGGTGGCGGGCACGGTGCAGACGCCGACAGGTTCGCCGGCCCCCGGGCGTTGCTCCGGTTTCGCTTCGGCCCGGATCGCGATCGTCCCGCCTTCGGCCGCCGACACCCGCGCTTCGAAGCAGACGGCCTCGCGCTCGCCGAACGCGGCGTCCGCGTAGCGCAGCATCGCGCCCTCGCGAACGGCCGCCGCGCTGCTGCCGCCTTCGCGGCACTCGTCGATGACGACGCCTTCGTAGTCGTCATAATTGACGGCGGCGGTCACGCGGCGCAAGTCGCGGGGCGGCACGATCTCGCCCTCGACGCGAAGCTCGGCGCGAAGCGCCAGATCGGCGGACGAGCGGCCGACGGCCAGCTCCCATTCGCCCGCCTCGACGCACCAGCGGTCGCGGGTGACGTCCCAGAACGCGAGATCGTCGGCCCGCACGGAGAAGCTTACCTCCCGGCTTTCGCCGGCTTCGAGCGCGATGCGGGCGAAGCCGAGCAGCTGCCGCAGCGGCCGCTTCACCCGCGACCCCCGCGCAGTGCCGTACAGCTGCGCGACTTCCTCGCTCGCCCGGTCGCCGGCGTTCCTCACCGTCACCGCGACTTCGACCTCTTCGCCCGGCCCGACGGATGGCCGGCCTAGCCGCAGGTTCTCGTATTCGAACCGGGAATACGTCAGCCCGTGGCCGAACGGATACAGCACGTCGCCCTTGAAATACCGGTACGTGCGCTCCCCTTTGATGATGTCGTAGTCCATAAAGTCGGGGAGCTGGTCGACCGACCGGTACCATGTCATGTTGAGCCGGCCCGCCGGGGCATAATCTCCGAACAGCACGTTTGCGATCGCCGTGCCGAGCTCGGGCCCGGCGTGAGACGTGTACATGATCGCCGGAACGTGCTCGTCCGCCCAGTTCACCGCGAACGGATAGCTGCCGACGATGACGACGATCGTGTTCGGATTCGCCGCGAACACATCGCGGATGAGCCGGTCCTGCGATTCCGGCAGCGCGATGTCCGGCCGGTCGATCGTTTCCTTGCCGTTGACGAGCGGATGGTTGCCGACGAACACGACGGCCGCATCGGCCTCGCGCGCGGCGTTGACCGCTTCCCGCACCCCGTCCTCCACGACGAAGGGTTCGAACGCGGCCCGGGCGCCTGCGCCGGCTTGATCGCCGCCGACCCAGTTGCCGTGCACGTCCTTGACGGCGCCGCCTTCGGACGCGGCCAGCAGCCCGTCCTCGCCGATCGCGATCGGGCCGTCGTCCCAGGCCGACAGCGTCAGCCGTCCGTCCGCGCCCGTATCGGTCAGGAACACTTCCTTGGTGAACCAGCCGAAAATTTCGTCCGCGTCGGCGGTAACATGCCCGCCTTCCTTGGTCGTCAGGTACCGGCCGGGACGGCTCAGCGGGCGGAACGTATGGGCGCGCCAGCCCCAGTCGGTCCGCGCGAACGTCTCGGCCTCGTTCTCGTCCGCAACCGAGGCGGCCAGCTTTCCTTCCGCCGTCAGGCCGACATACCGGGCTCCGTCCTTGCGGGCCGGTCGACCGTGTTCTTCCGGCGCCAATCCGGCGTGCCGTTCTTCTTCCGCGCCCTGCGGCTTCCCGTCCCCGGGCCGTCCGGCATGCCGCCCTTCGTCAACCACTTTCAGCTTGATCCGGTCGCTTCCGTCCGCGAACAGCACCCGGTCCTCCGAACCGAGCCGGCCGCGGATCGCCTGCAGCGGCGTGACCGCGTACGGCAGCGTGCCGCTGTACCAGTCCCGGAACACGTCGCCGGCGAGCGGCCCGATGACGGCGAGCCTCCGGATCTTGTCGGCCCGCAAGGGCAGCGCGCCGCCTTCGTTTTTGAGCAGCACGACGTTTTTGCGCGCGGCTTCGAGCGAAATCTGCCGGTGGTCCGGAGCGCAAATGACCGATTCGTCGATCGAAGCGTACGGATTCCGGTCGTCCGGATCGAATTCCCCGAGCCGGAAGCGGACGCGGAACGCGTTGCGGAGCGCGGTATCGAGGTCGTTCTCCGTCAGCAGCCAGGCCTTCAGCGCGTCGCGGATCGCCTGCTTGGATACGGCGTGGTCGTCGGTGATGCTGTCGATGCCGCTGCGGATCGATCGGGCGACCGCCTCCGCATAGTTGTCGAAGTACTTGTGATCGTTCACCGTGCCGAGCACGTCGCCCGCGTCGCTGACGACGAAGCCGTTCATGCCCCATTCCCGCTTGACGACGTCGTTCACCTGGGAATTGAGGTTGGCCGGGACGCCGTTCACCGCGTTGTAGGCGGTCATCATCGACAGCGCGCCGCCTTCGACGAACGGAATCTCGAACGCTTTCAGGTAATATTCGCGCATGTTGCGCGGATCGATGCTGACCGAGCATTCGCCGCGGTCCTTCTCGTTGTTGTTGCCGATAAAATGCTTCAGGCTGGCGACGGCGCGCACGTAAAACGGGTGATCCCCCTGCATGCCCCGCACGAGCGCCGCGCCCAGCTTGCCGGCGAGGACCGGGTCTTCCCCGTACGCTTCCTCGTTGCGGCCCCAGCGCGGATCGCGCTCCATGTCGACGGTCGGCGCCCACAGCGTCAGACCGTTGATCGCCGGATCCCGCCGGAAAAACCCCCGCGCCTCCGTCCCGATCGCCTCTCCGACCCGCCGCAGCAGTTCGGCGTCCCACGTGCAGGCGAGACCGACCGGCTGCGGGAAATACGTCGCTTCGCCGAGCCAGGCGATGCCGTGGGCGGCCTCCGTTCCGTGCTTGTATTTCCGGATGCCGAGCCGCGGAATTTCCTCCTGGTACTGGCACATCAGGTCCACTTTTTCGTCCATCGTCAGCCGCGACACCAGGTCGTTCACCCGGGTTTCCAGCGGCAGCTCCGGATTTTGGAAAGGATATTCGTATTTGTCGCTCAAGCGCTTCGACCTCCAAACTACTGAAAACGCATTCAACCAACGCTATTGTACTCCATTCCGCGTTCCGGAAACACCCTCACAATTCCACCTAAAATCCATGGAAAATTGAACAGGGGGTTGCGCGAACGAGGCGCGATGCTCCACAATAGGGTCGATTATTGTCGTTGCTCCGGTTGCGGGCCGCGGGCGGGGAGGGGATCGGATGAAAAACGTATGGCGGCGGCTGAACGACATGAAATTGCGCAACAAAATGGTGCTCTCCTATCTCGTTTTTTTCATCCTGCCGATGATCGCCGTCGGTTTTTTCATCGTCCGCGAATACCGCGAATCGGCGTTGGACAAGGCGAACGAGCAGACGGCGAGCGCGGTCGAACGGATGAAAAGCCGGACGGGCGAGACGCTCCAGACGGCGATCGACCTGTCGAGCCGGCTCGTGCTCGATTCGGATATGGAGCAAATCGCGACGACAAGGTACTTGAGCCGCAGCGAGGTCGTCGAAGCGTACAGCGAGTACGTCACGTTCCGGACCTATCTCGAATTCAATCCGGAAATTGCCCAGATCAAGCTGTTCGTCGACAACCCGACGCTGCTGAACAACTGGGAGTTTTTCCCGGTCGACGCGGAGCAGACGAGCGCGTTCTGGTACCGCGACGCGCTGGAGCACGCCGGCCAGATCGGCTGGCACTATTTTCCGGACGAGACCCGGACGCCGCGCAGCATGCTGAGCCTCGTGCGAAGCGTCTATTTCCAGGAGGACAAATCGTTCGGGGTGCTCGTGATCGACCTGAACACCGAATATCTCAACTCGGTGCTGGAGCAGGAAAGCACGGAAACGTTTCTATCGGATGAAAACGGTTACGTCGTCGCATCCACCCGCCGCGACGCGATCGGCAAGCTGCTGCCGGAAACGCGCCTCGGTCCCGACATCGCGCGGATGAGCCCGGGCACGTACGAAACGGAGGTCGGCGGCGTCCGTTCGCGGGTGATCGTCGATCGGCTGCTGCCGGACAAAAGCTACGCGAGCCTGAACTTCGTGACCGTATACCCGATCGACAGCATCGTGAAGGAAGCGAACCGAATCAGCGAGCTCGGCATCCGGATCATCGCCGTGTTCGGCGCGATCTCGGCGCTGCTCATCTGGCTGATCTGCGACGTGGTGACGAAGCGGCTGCGCCGGTTCAGCCGCCAGATCAGCCGGGTGGCTGCCGGCAACTTCAACGCGGCGGCGGCGATGGACGGGGCCGACGAGATCGGGCAGATTTCCCGGCAGTTCAACCAGATGGTGCGAAACGTCCGGGAGCTGATGGAGGAAGTGGCGCTGTCCCACCGGCGGGAAAGCGAGCTCGCGCGCAAGCAGAGCGAAATCAAGCTCAAGATGCTGGCCAGCCAGATCAATCCGCATTTTCTCTACAACGCGCTGGAGTCGATCCGCATGAAGGCGCACATCAACGGGGAAAAGGAAATTTCGCAGGCGGTCAAAATGCTGGGCAAGCTGCTGCGCAAAAACCTCGAGCTGACCGGCCAGGCGATCCGCCTGAAGGACGAGATCGAAATCAGCCGCAGCTACCTGGAAATCCAGAAGTTCCGCCACGAGGACCGGCTCGCCTACGAGCTCGACATCGAACCTGCCGCCGAGCAGGTGAAGCTTCCGCCGCTGCTGATCCAGCCGCTCGTCGAAAATTCGGTCGTGCACGGGCTCGAAGGAAGCACCGGCGGGGGGACGGTCAAGGTCGTCGCGCGCCTTGCGGACAGCGCGCTGCGCATTGCCGTCGAGGACGACGGCGTCGGCATTCCGCCCGAAAGGCTGGACGGCATCCGGCGGTCGTTCGAGGGGCAGGAGGCGGAGCGGATCGGGCTTTGCAACGTGCATCAAAGACTGCAGCTCACCTACGGCGACGCCTCGGGGCTGCGAATCGAAAGCGTTCCCGGGGCCGGCACCCGGATCGAATTTCACATTCCGCTGGAGGGTTGACGCCATGTACAAAGTATTGATCGCGGACGACGAACCGTTGATTCGGGAAGGGCTGCGGACGATCGTCGAATGGGAGGAGCACGGCTTCGAGGTGGCGGGCAGCGCCGCGGACGGACGGGAAGCGCTGGATCTGGCCGCGAAGCTGGAGCCCGATCTGATGATCGTCGACATCCGCATGCCGGGCATGGACGGCCTCACCCTCATGCGGTCGGTCCGCGAACGGGCCCGGCGGCGGCCGCATTTTCTCGTGCTCAGCGGCCACGCGGATTTCGAATACGCGAGGCAGGCGCTGGACATGCGGGCCGAAGGGTATATGCTGAAGCCGGTGGACGAGGACGAGCTGGCGGAGCATCTGGCGAGGCTGAAAACGGCGCTGGACGAGGAAAAGACGGCGTCGGCGGCGCCCGCGGCGGAGCGGATCGCGGCTGCGCTGCTGTCCGGCGAGGGGGGCGCGGTGCCGGAGGAAGCGAAGGCCGGCGCCGGATTCGACGCCTCGTCCTACGAGCTGGTGCTGATCCGGCTTCAAAGCCGGGAGGAGATCGACAGAGAGAAGATCGACGCCGTCAGGCGCAAGCTTGCCGAGGCGTACGCGTCCCCGC
Coding sequences within it:
- a CDS encoding sensor histidine kinase, which translates into the protein MKNVWRRLNDMKLRNKMVLSYLVFFILPMIAVGFFIVREYRESALDKANEQTASAVERMKSRTGETLQTAIDLSSRLVLDSDMEQIATTRYLSRSEVVEAYSEYVTFRTYLEFNPEIAQIKLFVDNPTLLNNWEFFPVDAEQTSAFWYRDALEHAGQIGWHYFPDETRTPRSMLSLVRSVYFQEDKSFGVLVIDLNTEYLNSVLEQESTETFLSDENGYVVASTRRDAIGKLLPETRLGPDIARMSPGTYETEVGGVRSRVIVDRLLPDKSYASLNFVTVYPIDSIVKEANRISELGIRIIAVFGAISALLIWLICDVVTKRLRRFSRQISRVAAGNFNAAAAMDGADEIGQISRQFNQMVRNVRELMEEVALSHRRESELARKQSEIKLKMLASQINPHFLYNALESIRMKAHINGEKEISQAVKMLGKLLRKNLELTGQAIRLKDEIEISRSYLEIQKFRHEDRLAYELDIEPAAEQVKLPPLLIQPLVENSVVHGLEGSTGGGTVKVVARLADSALRIAVEDDGVGIPPERLDGIRRSFEGQEAERIGLCNVHQRLQLTYGDASGLRIESVPGAGTRIEFHIPLEG
- a CDS encoding glycoside hydrolase family 3 protein, yielding MSDKYEYPFQNPELPLETRVNDLVSRLTMDEKVDLMCQYQEEIPRLGIRKYKHGTEAAHGIAWLGEATYFPQPVGLACTWDAELLRRVGEAIGTEARGFFRRDPAINGLTLWAPTVDMERDPRWGRNEEAYGEDPVLAGKLGAALVRGMQGDHPFYVRAVASLKHFIGNNNEKDRGECSVSIDPRNMREYYLKAFEIPFVEGGALSMMTAYNAVNGVPANLNSQVNDVVKREWGMNGFVVSDAGDVLGTVNDHKYFDNYAEAVARSIRSGIDSITDDHAVSKQAIRDALKAWLLTENDLDTALRNAFRVRFRLGEFDPDDRNPYASIDESVICAPDHRQISLEAARKNVVLLKNEGGALPLRADKIRRLAVIGPLAGDVFRDWYSGTLPYAVTPLQAIRGRLGSEDRVLFADGSDRIKLKVVDEGRHAGRPGDGKPQGAEEERHAGLAPEEHGRPARKDGARYVGLTAEGKLAASVADENEAETFARTDWGWRAHTFRPLSRPGRYLTTKEGGHVTADADEIFGWFTKEVFLTDTGADGRLTLSAWDDGPIAIGEDGLLAASEGGAVKDVHGNWVGGDQAGAGARAAFEPFVVEDGVREAVNAAREADAAVVFVGNHPLVNGKETIDRPDIALPESQDRLIRDVFAANPNTIVVIVGSYPFAVNWADEHVPAIMYTSHAGPELGTAIANVLFGDYAPAGRLNMTWYRSVDQLPDFMDYDIIKGERTYRYFKGDVLYPFGHGLTYSRFEYENLRLGRPSVGPGEEVEVAVTVRNAGDRASEEVAQLYGTARGSRVKRPLRQLLGFARIALEAGESREVSFSVRADDLAFWDVTRDRWCVEAGEWELAVGRSSADLALRAELRVEGEIVPPRDLRRVTAAVNYDDYEGVVIDECREGGSSAAAVREGAMLRYADAAFGEREAVCFEARVSAAEGGTIAIRAEAKPEQRPGAGEPVGVCTVPATAGEQAWVTVTCAVSGLRGSADVVLEPSRGVRISWFRFV
- a CDS encoding glycoside hydrolase family 2 protein, with the protein product MELKHDWRIQHFEPGEKRPLDVASPGLDDRFWATASVPGDVHAALIERRIIDHPYYGHNDVKGRWIEQKEWWYRKSFDFAKDDDPELRHELAFEGLDTFATVYLNGLEIGTADNMLMGHTFDVTRALRDGRNTLAVKFDPLSLHNRDKLQFDWSSYTKERPWIRKAAMNFGWDWGPRLVTVGIWGKVRLESRRLAKLESVFARTVRAGAKEATVRVDVEARAFRRNEPCECEIRLLAGDGSEVASKRVPVSLGKASADLAVDSPRLWWTHDLGEPYLYELEATLYARGEKTDVYRKPFGIRTVELRLRNEAGENAFAFALNGVKLFAKGTNWIPADNLIGSIPDDRYRDLIALAVDGNMNMLRVWAGAFTRRIFSTTNATAGGFSSGRTSRSPTRCSRTSTGTSWTTCAARSSTTSKDCAITRRSRSGAAITKSTGCTTRNRRKAALRRLSTAKASITS
- a CDS encoding NCS2 family permease; translated protein: MEKFFKLKQNGTNVRTEIMAGITTFMTMAYILAVNPIILGGSGLDSYGIFLATALAAGIFTIAMGLFVNFPVALAPGMGLNAYFATTVVASKATGHPITPSMALAAVFVSGIIFFILTVTKVRQMLVVAVPDGLKHAITVGIGLFIAIIGLKNSGVLTISLDAFGREFPQGSYTALGGSETVIHLGDLTQPSVWLTIVGLFLIAVLMVLKVRGAILIGILLTTLIGAIPGVDAVDFGSLQGQSWIPDFSKLNFLDFNFADLLTTGLLAAIATFTFVELFDTFGTLVGTANRAGFLKNKEEGNKRIGKAMLVDSIAVSGGAMLGTSTMTAYVESTAGIAEGGRTGLTSSTTGVLFLLSLFLAPIALLVPTPATSAALIIVGVLMMQSVKEIDFSDLVIGIPAFLTIAFMPFTYNIANGISFGIVSYVLLAAVSSWFGRKKYSVHWLMWILFVLVIARYLFVGGE
- a CDS encoding helix-turn-helix domain-containing protein — its product is MKIMIVDDEVIIRTGLAKVIKWEELGLHLLEPAASAEEALERLGRERPDILLTDIRMTGKTGLELADEARRLLPDLDIIILTGYDDFQYTQQAIRQGVNDYLLKTSRPEDIIKTVLRAKRRMEAKRDEHNRERFKNKETRDRLFERWIISGDPSGIEPGLQEAFLSGLSAHPGNGGVRMLQIWLVAGEGWTESPSSESLLLFAIENMLREMLACETLIRKKRIVAAVPIDPARKEFEHSQHYSALAKIERLLKCRIFAAAGLPVDRPERLHESYVAADRVFGYKGLIPDNRVEYEAFIRRKGGKTSCSYEEELELSAILLEDDPLALKGWVQTYIQARLEDPEFTLESLEASLHSAAAAAGRWLERVQTVTGRKNAEEGLAPFRYERESVPRNALFQYLYAVMKRYHDRLAEGAASHAQKAMAYIETNLGKDVGLQQVARHVHLHPNHLSEVFKKETGMTFGDYVTRRRMRRAAGILSTTPAKISEVAASVGYADVKYFSQLFKKETGKTPSEYREGAASAVKQD
- a CDS encoding glycoside hydrolase family 2 protein, producing MLTQAEGLKYGIEHYRRNKRRTSGSLIWQHNDSWPGTSWSLIDYELLPKASFYYAKKFYHPLLLSLDHDPGRPLRLWVVNDRTAPCRGSVRLGVYDFAGEMVFEREFAADVPAGGAVELGSLTEAEALNGRAAEEVVVRLSADGFDAPDNLYYLRDHKDLRLPTTELKVTADPAAQTVTVEAGAYLARMAKIDLPRGNVRFSDNFFDLLPGERKTVVLADPRAAPSRWPALP